TATTCACTCACAGGGAGTATAACAAAAATTCTGGACATTGGCATTTTATTTGAGATTCATCGCTCGGTAGAGCATGGCAATTGAGAATCCACGTTACACTATTATATACAAGAATACGGGTTAGCCTTGTGTTGGCAAGGAAACAAGGGGGATAAATTCTGAACTGTGGTCAGTTTGGCCCAGCCCTTAGAAGCTGAATCCTTGTTGTGTGTTCCGTATCTCGGCCCTAGTTTCTTAAGGTTGGCACTCCGAATCACCATGCTGCGAATTATTACTCAGTGGGTTGAAGCACAAGCTGAACTGCGACGGATCTCTGATCGTACCCATGATGACACGATGATCCATAAAGAGGCCACCGTGCGGGAAGTGCTGCAAACGGTACGGCGTCAAGGGGATAAGGCACTCCTGCACTATACGGAAGAATTTGATCAACAGACCTTGACATTAGACGAGTTGCGGGTGAGTGGTTCGGAGTTGGACGCAGCTTACCAGCAAGTGTCTAAGGAATTGTTAAATGCGATCCAGTTGGCCCACAAACAAATTGAAGCCTTTCACCGCCAACGAATTCCTAAGTCCTGGGTTCAGTTTGGGGATGATGATGTCGTTCTGGGTAAACGATTTACTCCCGTTGACCGAGCCGGGTTATATGTACCGGGGGGTAAAGCTTCGTACCCCAGTACGGTTTTGATGAATGCGGTTCCGGCTCAGGTGGCAAAGGTTCCCCGAATTGTGATGGTGACTCCCCCAGGGCCAGGAGGTAAAATTAACCCGGCGGTTTTAGTCGCGGCTCAGGAAGCCGGGGTTCAGGAGATTTATCGAGTCGGTGGGGCGCAAGCGATCGCAGCTTTGGCCTATGGCACAGAAACCCTGCCGAAAGTGGATGTAATTACTGGCCCTGGTAATATATATGTCACCTTGGCGAAAAAATTA
This genomic stretch from Planktothrix serta PCC 8927 harbors:
- the hisD gene encoding histidinol dehydrogenase; this translates as MLRIITQWVEAQAELRRISDRTHDDTMIHKEATVREVLQTVRRQGDKALLHYTEEFDQQTLTLDELRVSGSELDAAYQQVSKELLNAIQLAHKQIEAFHRQRIPKSWVQFGDDDVVLGKRFTPVDRAGLYVPGGKASYPSTVLMNAVPAQVAKVPRIVMVTPPGPGGKINPAVLVAAQEAGVQEIYRVGGAQAIAALAYGTETLPKVDVITGPGNIYVTLAKKLVYGTVGIDSLAGPSEVLVIADGAANPVHVAADLLAQAEHDTLAAAILLTTDSALARQVVAEVERQLVNHPRRTLTEKAIAHYGLVVVVESLDAAAQLSNEFAPEHLELEVVEPWDLLEKIRHAGAIFLGCSTPEAVGDYLAGPNHTLPTSGAARYASALGVETFMKHSSLIQYSPTALQKVASAIQVLTIAEGLPSHGDSVRLRTEP